A region of the Leptospira inadai serovar Lyme str. 10 genome:
TCGTCTTACTCCGGTGTTCTTCAAAGATGGAAAAACAATTTTGCGGAATCCGATTCGATCGTCCGCATTCCGATCCGGTTCGCGCTAGGACTTCCGATCGGACTTATCAAAATCGTTTTTGCAAAAGGAAAAGAGGCGATCGCTCTACGCGCGTTCCTATTCACTGTCGTATTAAATATTTTAAATGCTTACAATAACTTATTAAACAAATCGGGAGCGATTTCCTACGACACGTTCGCAATCGCGTATTTTATCTTATCGGTAATCGCGATCTTCTTTATTCAGAGTGCATATTTGAATCATTCACCCGAACCCACCAGCTTTATGGTGAAAATTCTCTCAAGCGCGGTCGTTAGTTTGATCTTAGCACTAGGAGCCATCAGCTACGTAACCGTCTTTGCAATCGACAAGGCTAACGAAAAAGAAAACATCGTGGAAATGAATGCCGTCAAAAAAGCGATAGAAAATGGAGACACCGTATTTCCTAATAATGTTAAGTACGTCCTTTCCCGAAAATCCGGCCCCGGCTTTTTTGATCATAATTATCGCATAATATTCTCGAATGATTCCTCCTTCAATTCGTCTACGTTACGGGATGGCGAAGCCAGATACAAAAGGCAGGAACTCCATGAATTGATGGAACGAAACAAGAATAAATACAGAAATAAAACGGAGAGTGAAATTCTATCTCTTTCCTCGGATGAGTTAAACCGCATTCAACTACCTCTTCGGACTAGATTGTATAGAATGGCCGGAAATTTCTATACGCATTATGACTTTGAGATCGGTGGCACCAGATACGAGGTGGGATTTAGTTATTATGAATTCCGAGAGGTCATCCATAATGTGGCCCGCTGGCTAGTCTTGATACAACTAGGAACGACTATTTTTATTTTGATATCTTTTCCGATATTGCTGCACGTTAGTCTGGTCAATCCTTTGAATAAATTATTATCCGGGGTTGAAAAAGTGAATCACGGCGATTTAACCGTCAATGTTCCGATCAAAACCATGGACGAAATAGGTTTTCTGTCCCTTTCCTTTAATTCAATGGTCGACTCGATCCGGACTGCGAGGGAGGAACTTCAAGACCACGCGGACCATCTAGAAGAAAAGGTGGAAGAAAGGACCAAAGAAGTTCAGGAAAAAATGCGGGAAGTCCAGCAGTTAAAAATCCAGCAAGACGGCGATTACTTCCTGACCTCTTTACTAGCGAAGCCGCTTTTTTATAACGCGAATAAATCCACAGCAGTGAATACGAATTTCATAATTAGGCAAAAGAAGTATTTCGAATTTCGTAATAAACAAGGCGAACTCGGAGGAGATATCTGTCTAACCGGAAATTTGAGACTGGGTACTTCCGATCGATTCAAAAAATACACGATGGCGATGAACGGCGACGCGATGGGAAAATCGATGCAAGGCGCCGGCGGCTCCTTGGTGATGGGAGTTGTTATGAACTCCATCATGGCCAGGTCGGCCGCAAATAAGAGAGTATTAAACAGAACTCCCGAAGAATGGTTAACCGACGTCTATCACGAAATTCATTCGGTATTTAAAAGTTTTGACGGAAGTATGGTCATCTCAGCCACGACAGTATTAATCGACGACGAAAGCGGCGAAATGTTTTATTGGAATGCGGAGCATCCGTTTTCGGTCCTGTATCGGGACGGAAAAGCATCCTTTATCGAAACGGATCTAGAGCTTAGGAAGTTGGGGCTGGATTCGGAATACGAATTTAAGGTCAAAAAGTTTCAATTGCATACTGGCGATGTCATCATCCTTGCTTCCGACGGAAGGGATGATCTTTTAATAGGCACTGATAACGGAAAGAGAATCATTAACGAGGACGAAACGATTTTCCTCGGAGTTGTGGAAAAGGCGGACGGCCAAATCGACGAAGTCGATCGTAATATTCGGTTAATCGGAGAGATTATAGACGATTTATCCATACTTCGGATCGGTTATCAGGAGACGGGAGCGCCGATTCGTACGAACGGAAACTCCGAGAGAGACTATTCCGAAGAAAAAACAACCTTACAGGATCTATATAAAGAAGGAAGGGAGTTATATAAAAACGGGGAAGTGCAGAAGGCGATATCCATCCTTCTGGATGCATATACGACCGATTCCTCTAATCAAAGACTAAATAAACTATTAGGTTTGATGAGTTTCAAAGAAAAAGATTATCCGTTAGCCGTAAAAGTTCTAAGCCAATACCTATCTTACGACCCGGACACGGCGGAACTTTGGCATTACCTTTCGATTGCGGAAAAACGATTGGGAAATCTTGCAAACGCCTTGGAAGCCGCAACGATGGTGAATAAACTCCAGCCTTTAAACGTTCAGAATTTAATACATCTTTCGGATCTAAATCGCCTATTAGGAAATAAGGATGAAGCTATCGAATTCACGAAAACCGCCGAAGAAATCGATCCGGAAAACAAGAATGTAAGGAAACTGAAAAAACTTTTGGAGATCGAATGAAGGGAAACCGATTTCTTTGCCGGTAAGATAGGAAGGCAAAATCCCGAGTATTCGACCGAATCGTTCACACGAGCATCCATTCTGTCTCTTATCAAAAATGAAAGATTTCGCATAAGAAATTTTGATACGCGAAATTAGCTGCCATATTTTTTATTTGACTCCACGTCTATATAGGCCTAGCATGATGTGAGCCCACTGTTTTCTTTCCTAGATTACAATTTTGTGAAAAAACAGGATTCTTTCGTGTTCGCTTTGATCGGAAGTATCGAGAAGAACAAAAGCAATTTCCGCCGTTTTACGGCGCTTGCATATGACCCGTTTTATTTATTCAATTTTCCTGCTCGCGATATTTTTCTTAAATTCGCCGAATGATATCCAGGAACGGATCCTTCAAGCCGATCTGGCCTGGGTAAAGAGCGGTTCCGAAAGAATTTCAGTGCCGTGGCGGAAGTATAAACTAAATTACTTCGCCAACGTCCTGGCCGTCTTCGATCAGAACGAAGGAAGCCAGCAAGTCGAGAAAGACAAGGCAAATCATCTCGATAGTCGAGTTTTTGCCCGAACTTTGACTTTTTCATTTTTAGTATTCCGCGACATTCCTTTTAAATCCTTCCGATGCATTTCGAATCTTTTTTCGAGACCGCCCCCCGAATCGATCCTTACCTAAGCGATCTCGATCGTTCACTGCGAGTACGTATGTCGATCCATCCGGCATCCGGACACGTAGTCGAAAAAATGCCATCGTTCTCGCCGAGCGATTTTATTCCGAATGTTGAGTAATGTCTGCTTCAGAAGTATTCAGGAAATTATCGTCCATATGAAATTCGTAAAAAAAATATTCTTCCTTCTATTGATTCAATCTATCGCGATATTCCCGGTCGTCGGACAGGAGGAAATCAAAACCGAAGAAGCCGCGGAAAAACCTCCGGAAAAGAAAACCGAAGTGAACGAATCAGTCCGGCAAAAATCGGATGCAATCAAGTCTGAAGCCGGAAAACTTCTCGATTCGTTGGATATCCATGGATTTGTGGACGTATATTACCAAGATAATAATAATCAGTCGTCCGGAACTCAGACGGACACTTCTCGCGGTTTTGAAACGTACAATCTTCAATTTACGATCAATCTTATCAAATTAGAAATCCAAAAACTTGCGGACAAAAAAGACCCTTGGGGTTTTCGCCTAGATTTGATGAACGGAACGAATACGATCTACCAGGAAGTTCCTCGCAGCCAGACGAATTCCATTAATAACATGAACGCATTTCAACAGGCGTACGTGTCTTTTTATCTGGATTATCATAAAGGATTTACCGTCGACGTCGGAAAGATGGCGACACACATGGGATACGAAAGGATAGAATCTAAGAATAATCCGAATTATACGATAGGAGCGATATTCTTTAATACCACATCTTTCCTACATACGGGTGCGCGCATAAAGGGTAAAATCACCGATGATTGGGATGTCGCATTCTATCTTTATAATAGCGGATTGGGTTCAGGATATCAAAACGCGTCTTTCCTTACTTCTACGAATCCGGCATCCAACCCGACCAACACGAACATAGTGATCGACGGGTTCAGACAACAAAAAGCCTACGGAACACAAATTAAAGGAAATATAATTAATGATAGATTAATATTCACTTACAATACTCTTTTTAGCAGCGATAATCCGTTTGCAAGACAAAACCCGTCCCAAGTTTACTTGGGACAAACGATTAACTCCCAGTCGGGAGTCCAGAATTCGGCTCCCGTTCAATCGCGGGGAAAATTCTTTCAAGATATGTGGAATACCAACGAAGTCATACTTTCCCTCGGATTAACGGAAAACTGGACGGTAGATTTGGATTGGGTGCACGGCGAAAAAGGAGGAAGCGTATCCACGAACAATTCGCTTCTGCAACAGGAATACAATCCGAACGGTGTCATCAACGCATCCACATTATTAACAGGGCAAACTACACCCGTGCATATCAAATCGATTTACAACGCCTACGGAATTTGGTCAAAGCATAAGATCAACGAGAAGCTGGAGATAAACGGAAGATTCGAATACATCGACGATAAAAGTAATAACGGGGCTTTAATTTCGGGTCCGGGCGTCGCCGGTAATCCGGCCGAAAAGCAGTACGAAAAAGATTTTTACGCGAACGCGGCCGACATCATCCTTCAATCTTTGAACTTAAATCCTAACGCACCGGCGTACGGACCCAACAGCCCATTAACTCTGCACACGGTCTTCGTAGAGCGAATCGATAAAAATCAAAGAGACTACTCGGGGTTTCGAAATTACGGACAGTACCATACGTTGACCGTCACACCAGTCCTGAACTGGACGCAAAATCTACAATTTAAACTAGACGTCCGGAGAGACTGGGCGGATGGCCTACAATTCGTGGATAGCGGCGGGCATCGTCTTAACTATCAAAATGGGCTTACTCTTGGAATCGTCGCAAAATTTTAATTACTACTCGTTATTTTTCGTCGTATATAAGGATACAAACCTTTGAACAAAAAATATTTCCAATATATTCTTAATATATTTCTGTTCATTACTATCATTATTCTCCCTTCCGGCTTTTTGTCCGCACAACAGGATCTTTTCAATGTTCCCGCCATGAAAATCACCGAAAAAGGAAAGAACTTCGTACAAGAACAGATTATTTTTTATCCGGTTCAAACCCAATTTGATACGACCTATGTACGCGGTTTAGGAAATAATCAAGAGATCGGATTTAGCGCGTTTAATTATTTTTTAACCGCTCCGTATACGAATAGCCCGGCGACGAATATCTCCGCTTCGTTAGGGCCTTATCCGACCGCAGCGCCGAATTTTCAATTCGTTTATCAAAAGAAATTCGAACCTACGGAATATTTTCATGTAAGCGTAGGAACAAAGACCGGAATCGCCTCCGGTGCCACTCCCGCAAGTAGCACCTTCGCCACTTATAATTTCGTGGTAACCTCGACTCGGATAGAAAGTCTTCGTACAACCCTCTTTGTCGGCGCTTATTCGGGAAATCCCGCTTTTTTCGGATATTATAAACATCGACTTTTACCCGGCTCCGAGTCGAGTATCAGTCTTGTAGGAATGATGTACGGAATAGAAGTCGATGTCGTCCCGGAAAAATTTAGGCTGGTTTGCGATATGATCGCGGGAGTAAACTCGGTCGGAGTATCTGTCTGCGGTTTTTCTTACGATTTTAACAAATCGTATTTCATTTCCGTAGGATACCAAATTCCGAATCCGAAGGATGGCACGTTCAATCCGCATGCTTTATTAATCGAATTGAACGCATATTTTTAATCCCCTGCTGAATCCTCGGATTTCCTTCACTTTCGATTTTCAGAATGCGTTATGTTTTAAATCATAACTGTCGTCCCGCTTGTAGCGGAAATAAATCGACATGGATCACAAAACAAGATAGAAGCGTCCTATCGGAATTTTAAAAAGCCGTTTTTTCGGCACTATGCGCTTTGATTCTTATCAAAGTAGACTGTACGTTGAGGAATGCACGAGTTCGAGTTCAATTGAGCGCCGGGAATATTCCCGATTATCCGAAGAAGGAGCTACGATTTTTAGATGATTTTGAATTTTCCTTACCAACTATGGAGTTTATGAACGGCGAAGCTGACCCCTCTTCCAGAATAAAGCATGAAGACTTTACGGATTCCGAAAAGGCCTCCGTCTATAAGGCAATATATAGTCGCAGGGATATCCGGGCTTATACGAATCATCCTATCGAGGATGACATTATTTATAGACTGTTGGACGCCGCACACCATGCTCCCTCGGTCGGATTTATGCAACCCTGGAATTTCGTGATCATCGAGGATATAACGATAAGAAGAAAAATTTACGATCATTTCTTAGAGGTAAACGAGCGAGCGGTAAATCGGTATCAGGATGATCGTAAAGTAAAATATTCGTCGCTCAAACTCCAAGGAATCCTGGACTCTCCGATCAATATACTCTTCACTTGCGATCGAAATCGCGACGGTGAAAACGTTCTTGGGCGATCCACAAATAAGGATACGGACATTTATAGTACATGCTTGGCGGTCCAAAATTTTTGGTTGGCCGCAAGGGCGGAAGGACTGGGCGCGGGGTGGATGAGTATTCTCGAATCCGGGTTCATTCGCGAATTATTGGAAATCCCCGAGCATATTTTGCCGATCGCATACATGACTTTAGGTAAACCCGTATGGGTACCGAAAGAACCGATGCTCGAGTCCGTGGGATGGAAACATCGGGAAAATCTCCATGACCTTATTTTTAAGGATAAATGGGGAATCAAGCTTAGCCCAAATTCGCTTGCGCGAGACGTTTCGAAGGAAACTCAAAATATCTCCCCGCAAGAGCGACTTGACTCGCTCACCAAACCCAAACATTCCCTGGGTTTCATCGAAGAGTGTATAATAAAACTAGCAACTATTC
Encoded here:
- a CDS encoding SpoIIE family protein phosphatase, giving the protein MYDSILFSHHAIGVFSLFLLTCVLSGFLIFKKNKTLPTYYLIIMYLAYGTMFLGYFISYSLFDPISAYHRYLTVFMIFGIIAFIGFSYNFPENIHPKESKIVLVLSLIVGLGAWLHFIFKTYGKEKVFSFTAHQFSFDFGKEASAVILLCFIISIIILVRKILFYSSYSGVLQRWKNNFAESDSIVRIPIRFALGLPIGLIKIVFAKGKEAIALRAFLFTVVLNILNAYNNLLNKSGAISYDTFAIAYFILSVIAIFFIQSAYLNHSPEPTSFMVKILSSAVVSLILALGAISYVTVFAIDKANEKENIVEMNAVKKAIENGDTVFPNNVKYVLSRKSGPGFFDHNYRIIFSNDSSFNSSTLRDGEARYKRQELHELMERNKNKYRNKTESEILSLSSDELNRIQLPLRTRLYRMAGNFYTHYDFEIGGTRYEVGFSYYEFREVIHNVARWLVLIQLGTTIFILISFPILLHVSLVNPLNKLLSGVEKVNHGDLTVNVPIKTMDEIGFLSLSFNSMVDSIRTAREELQDHADHLEEKVEERTKEVQEKMREVQQLKIQQDGDYFLTSLLAKPLFYNANKSTAVNTNFIIRQKKYFEFRNKQGELGGDICLTGNLRLGTSDRFKKYTMAMNGDAMGKSMQGAGGSLVMGVVMNSIMARSAANKRVLNRTPEEWLTDVYHEIHSVFKSFDGSMVISATTVLIDDESGEMFYWNAEHPFSVLYRDGKASFIETDLELRKLGLDSEYEFKVKKFQLHTGDVIILASDGRDDLLIGTDNGKRIINEDETIFLGVVEKADGQIDEVDRNIRLIGEIIDDLSILRIGYQETGAPIRTNGNSERDYSEEKTTLQDLYKEGRELYKNGEVQKAISILLDAYTTDSSNQRLNKLLGLMSFKEKDYPLAVKVLSQYLSYDPDTAELWHYLSIAEKRLGNLANALEAATMVNKLQPLNVQNLIHLSDLNRLLGNKDEAIEFTKTAEEIDPENKNVRKLKKLLEIE
- a CDS encoding outer membrane beta-barrel protein; the protein is MKFVKKIFFLLLIQSIAIFPVVGQEEIKTEEAAEKPPEKKTEVNESVRQKSDAIKSEAGKLLDSLDIHGFVDVYYQDNNNQSSGTQTDTSRGFETYNLQFTINLIKLEIQKLADKKDPWGFRLDLMNGTNTIYQEVPRSQTNSINNMNAFQQAYVSFYLDYHKGFTVDVGKMATHMGYERIESKNNPNYTIGAIFFNTTSFLHTGARIKGKITDDWDVAFYLYNSGLGSGYQNASFLTSTNPASNPTNTNIVIDGFRQQKAYGTQIKGNIINDRLIFTYNTLFSSDNPFARQNPSQVYLGQTINSQSGVQNSAPVQSRGKFFQDMWNTNEVILSLGLTENWTVDLDWVHGEKGGSVSTNNSLLQQEYNPNGVINASTLLTGQTTPVHIKSIYNAYGIWSKHKINEKLEINGRFEYIDDKSNNGALISGPGVAGNPAEKQYEKDFYANAADIILQSLNLNPNAPAYGPNSPLTLHTVFVERIDKNQRDYSGFRNYGQYHTLTVTPVLNWTQNLQFKLDVRRDWADGLQFVDSGGHRLNYQNGLTLGIVAKF